Proteins from one Tenrec ecaudatus isolate mTenEca1 chromosome 8, mTenEca1.hap1, whole genome shotgun sequence genomic window:
- the LOC142454632 gene encoding large ribosomal subunit protein uL23-like, with translation MAPKATKEAPAPPKTEAKAQALKAKKAVLKRSRSHTPKEDPPVTHLPASQDPGTKKAARIPLEERPQEKQAGPLCHHVPLDHRSAMKKMEEHNTPVLIVDAKANKRQIKQAGK, from the coding sequence ATGGCGCCCAAGGCGAcgaaggaagctcctgcccctcccaaaacaGAAGCCAAAGCAcaggctttaaaagccaagaaggccgtACTGAAACGCAGCCGCAGCCACACACCAAAAGAAGATCCGCCCGTCACCCACCTTCCAGCGTCCCAAGACCCCGGGACTAAGAAGGCAGCCCGAATACCCTTGGAAGAGCGCCCCCAAGAGAAACAAGCTGGACCACTGTGCCATCACGTTCCCCTTGACCACCGATCTGCCATGAAGAAGATGGAGGAACACAACACACCTGTGCTCATTGTGGATGCCAAAGCCAACAAAcgccagatcaaacaggctgggaAGTAG
- the ZNF445 gene encoding zinc finger protein 445, which produces MPPGRWYAAHPGTRTQASRERGHLQVVKKEKEDEGYPSVQAARPQTLNRSGQELFRQLFRQLRYHESSGPQDTLSRLRELCRWWLRPDVLSKAQILELLVLEQFLSILPGELRTWVQLHQPGSGEEAVALLEELQRDLAVTLQRDPAPAQSPDVRWMGTGALQATQIWPSASPVRSGSTLGDHLEPPYEIGVRANLAGQPGPPAAQEPALPQSGGYPGNGVTAARPLTDQPQEAVTFKDVEVTFFQDEWEWLDPVKRNLYRDVMLENYRNVVSLVGPLPKPALISWLEGREPWGLNGQGAQQRERPGTTASAGDERQSKTNTFILKRDPLEAETLTVHPGCSKMSVSDEEPHLQESCGQKSELEEPWGPPQLMRSQKEETSLSPRMGKESEESRGSDSLALKHLAYLRVPGRKRSLSCGRGRHFRHSANHLNYKEHEKGLQLMDGGAGLPQRQYAALKGDEKEMGGKDSSLGSHHQHGQSSPVAAEPPFKCNECGRTFFHRSHLEYHKRLHTQEKPFKCRVCGKAFRWNSNCIRHEKIHTGLKPYKCSVCEKAFQRRSAYRVHMKTHTGQARLDPNQNEEAFTNYDSELDHHLRNHSRKKPFDCSQCRKSFHCKSYVLEHQKIHTQEKPYVCAKCRKTFRWRSNFTRHMRLHREKKLHEQDKYGQPQGLPTEDKSYVCHYCGKTFSRKQSLIDHQRTHTGEKPYKCSECGKAFAHRSNYFVHKKHHASDRKAKEEPLFSQAQESQASQSSHSAEKAYKCSQCDKTFPNLSFLLIHLRLHTREKPYQCRECGKAFRWSSNLSRHQRSHSYRKHYQYHERERNPDLQRNPDLQPKTLAGEKPFWCQECGKSFTRKRTLLDHKGIHSGEKRYKCNLCGKSYDRNYRLVNHQRVHSKEKPFKCQWCGKDFIGRHTLCAHQRKHSRAVQSGLSSPPSPEFKPSEAKPREDCEETLGQSFRPTALQNTPTGGKCHKCNICGKSFKKGSQLISHKRFHTRERPFKCRVCGKTFRWSSNLARHMKNHSGD; this is translated from the exons ATGCCTCCAGGCCGGTGGTATGCTGCCCATCCAGGGACCCGGACCCAGGCTTCAAGGGAGCGAGGACACCTTCAGGTGGtcaagaaggaaaaggaagatGAGGGCTACCCTTCAGTGCAGGCGGCCAGGCCACAGACGCTCAACCGTTCTGGCCAGGAGCTCTTCCGCCAGCTCTTCAGGCAGCTTCGCTACCACGAGTCTTCTGGGCCACAGGATACTCTGAGCCGACTCCGGGAGCTCTGCCGCTGGTGGCTGAGGCCTGATGTCCTCTCTAAGGCCCAgatcctggagctgctggtgctggAGCAGTTCCTGAGCATCCTGCCCGGGGAGCTCCGCACCTGGGTGCAGCTACATCAGCCTGGCAGTGGGGAGGAGGCCGTGGCCCTGCTGGAGGAGCTGCAGAGGGACCTTGCTGTGACACTGCAGAGG GACCCAGCCCCGGCCCAGAGTCCAGATGTACGTTGGATGGGTACAGGAGCCCTGCAAGCCACACAGATCTGGCCCTCTGCTTCACCTGTTAGGAGCGGCTCCACCCTGGGGGACCACCTGGAGCCCCCCTATGAAATAGGAGTGCGTGCCAACCTGGCTGGGCAACCCG GTCCTCCTGCTGCTCAGGagcctgcccttccccagagcGGGGGCTACCCAGGCAATGGGGTGACGGCAGCCAGACCCCTGACCGACCAGCCCCAG GAGGCGGTGACTTTCAAGGATGTGGAGGTGACCTTCTTCCAGGATGAGTGGGAGTGGCTGGACCCTGTCAAGAGGAACCTGTACAGGGATGTGATGCTGGAGAATTACAGGAATGTGGTTTCTCTGG TAGGACCACTGCCCAAACCTGCTTTGATCTCCTGGCTGGAGGGAAGGGAACCCTGGGGCTTGAATGGCCAGGGagctcagcagagagagagaccaggtacTACAGCCTCTGCAG GAGATGAGCGCCAGAGTAAGACAAATACGTTCATCTTAAAACGTGATCCTTTGGAAGCAGAAACCTTGACTGTTCATCCAGGATGCTCTAAGATGAGTGTTTCTGATGAGGAACCACACCTTCAAGAATCCTGTGGCCAGAAGAGTGAGTTAGAGGAGCCTTGGGGTCCCCCCCAGCTGATGAGAAGTCAGAAAGAAGAGACAAGTTTGAGCCCTAGGATGGGAAAAGAGTCCGAGGAATCAAGAGGAAGTGATAGTCTTGCCCTAAAACATCTAGCGTATTTGAGAGTTCCCGGAAGAAAGCGATCTCTTAGTTGCGGCCGTGGCAGACACTTCAGACACAGCGCAAATCACCTTAACTACAAGGAACATGAGAAAGGTCTCCAGCTCATGGACGGGGGAGCTGGCCTGCCTCAGAGACAATACGCAGCACTAAAAGGAGATGAAAAGGAGATGGGTGGGAAAGACAGTAGCCTTGGCTCTCACCACCAGCATGGACAGAGTTCTCCCGTGGCCGCCGAGCCCCCATTTAAGTGCAACGAATGTGGGAGGACCTTCTTCCATAGGTCCCATCTCGAATACCATAAGAGACTTCACACCCAAGAGAAGCCATTTAAATGCAGGgtgtgtgggaaagcctttaggtGGAACTCAAACTGTATACGACATGAGAAAATCCACACTGGGCTCAAACCGTATAAATGCAGTGTTTGTGAGAAAGCTTTCCAACGCAGGTCAGCCTACCGTGTGCACATGAAAACCCACACTGGGCAGGCGCGTCTTGATCCTAATCAGAATGAGGAGGCTTTCACGAATTATGACTCGGAGTTGGATCATCATTTGAGAAATCACAGTCGGAAGAAGCCCTTTGACTGCAGCCAGTGCAGGAAATCCTTCCACTGTAAGTCATATGTTCTTGAGCACCAAAAGATTCACACCCAGGAGAAGCCCTATGTGTGTGCCAAATGTCGGAAGACGTTTCGGTGGAGGTCAAACTTTACCCGGCACATGCGATTGCACAGGGAGAAAAAGTTACACGAACAAGACAAATACGGCCAGCCCCAAGGGCTTCCCACCGAGGACAAGAGTTATGTGTGTCATTATTGTGGGAAAACCTTTTCTCGAAAGCAGTCCCTCATTGACCATCAGAGAACTCACACAGGCGAAAAACCATACAAGTGCAGTGAGTGTGGGAAGGCATTTGCCCACAGGTCAAACTATTTTGTTCATAAGAAGCACCATGCCAGTGACAGGAAAGCTAAGGAGGAACCACTGTTTAGTCAGGCTCAGGAGTCCCAGGCTTCTCagagcagccactctgcagagaaAGCCTACAAATGTAGCCAGTGTGACAAAACCTTCCCTAATCTCTCATTCCTGCTCATCCACCTGAGACTCCACACCAGAGAGAAGCCTTACCAGTGCcgagaatgtgggaaagccttcagaTGGAGTTCCAACCTCTCCCGACATCAGAGGAGTCACTCCTACAGAAAACATTACCAATACCACGAACGCGAAAGGAATCCAGATCTGCAAAGAAACCCAGATCTGCAGCCAAAAACCCTCGCTGGCGAGAAACCCTTTTGGTGTCAAGAATGCGGGAAAAGCTTTACTCGTAAAAGAACTCTGTTGGATCATAAAGggattcacagtggagagaagcGCTATAAATGTAATCTGTGTGGGAAATCTTACGATAGAAATTATCGCCTTGTGAATCATCAGAGAGTCCACAGTAAAGAGAAGCCTTTTAAATGCCAGTGGTGTGGGAAAGATTTCATTGGCAGACACACGCTATGTGCTCACCAGAGAAAACACAGCAGAGCCGTGCAGTCTGGGTTGTCCTCCCCGCCGAGCCCAGAGTTCAAACCCAGTGAGGCAAAGCCCCGTGAAGATTGTGAGGAAACTCTTGGCCAGAGCTTCAGGCCCACCGCACTCCAGAATACACCGACTGGGGGAAAGTGCCACAAGTGTAACATATGCGGGAAATCGTTTAAGAAAGGTTCACAGCTCATCAGCCACAAGAGATTTCACACCCGGGAGAGACCATTTAAATGCAGGGTGTGCGGGAAGACCTTCAGGTGGTCTTCCAATTTGGCTCGGCATATGAAAAACCACTCCGGAGACTAG